From Gordonia crocea, the proteins below share one genomic window:
- a CDS encoding dienelactone hydrolase family protein, producing the protein MFGRRSEPAPPPDELMTRLARRGPHKVLRGDLGFVGVPGQLFTPDRGTGLPLVVFAHAWMADAARYRDLLFHLATHGIVVAAPDVERGLAPSDVALAAGLRTAAATLPTVRLGLAESITVDAGRRGYAGHGFGASAAVLAAGTDVLAATEPVAVNALAAVFPAPSTATAAAAAPTVGAPAMVLAVDGHLDTVDANPLPLARELAGPVTLRVIPGASERGLLQRRGIKSLIGINGADKATHATVRTLLTGFFLATIGGDDEYAAFTDADEVLGAVVNVDPDEPDTDDRPHVEKLLSGPITAQKGGPLSAIRALRGR; encoded by the coding sequence GTGTTCGGCAGAAGAAGTGAACCCGCACCGCCGCCCGACGAACTGATGACCCGGCTCGCCCGGCGCGGACCGCACAAGGTGTTGCGCGGCGACCTCGGCTTCGTCGGTGTCCCCGGCCAGCTATTTACCCCGGATCGGGGGACCGGCCTGCCCCTGGTGGTCTTCGCCCACGCCTGGATGGCCGACGCCGCCCGCTACCGCGACCTGCTGTTCCACCTGGCGACACACGGCATCGTCGTCGCCGCACCCGACGTCGAGCGGGGTCTGGCACCCTCCGACGTGGCGCTCGCGGCCGGTCTGCGCACGGCGGCGGCAACCCTGCCCACGGTGCGGCTCGGCCTGGCCGAATCGATCACCGTCGACGCCGGTCGGCGCGGCTACGCGGGACACGGATTCGGTGCCTCGGCAGCCGTCCTCGCCGCCGGGACCGATGTGTTGGCGGCCACCGAGCCGGTTGCGGTGAACGCATTGGCCGCCGTCTTCCCGGCACCGTCCACCGCCACCGCCGCGGCGGCCGCCCCGACCGTCGGCGCGCCGGCCATGGTGCTCGCCGTCGACGGCCACCTCGACACCGTCGACGCCAACCCGCTCCCGCTGGCACGGGAGTTGGCGGGCCCGGTGACGTTGCGCGTCATCCCGGGCGCCTCCGAGCGCGGCCTGCTGCAGCGGCGCGGGATCAAATCGCTGATCGGCATCAACGGGGCGGACAAGGCCACCCACGCCACCGTGCGCACCCTGCTGACCGGGTTCTTCCTGGCCACCATCGGCGGCGACGACGAGTACGCGGCGTTCACCGACGCCGACGAGGTGTTGGGTGCCGTGGTCAACGTCGACCCCGATGAACCGGACACCGACGACCGGCCCCACGTGGAGAAGCTGCTCAGCGGGCCGATCACCGCGCAGAAGGGCGGGCCGCTGTCGGCGATTCGGGCGCTACGCGGACGCTAG
- the glmS gene encoding glutamine--fructose-6-phosphate transaminase (isomerizing), which yields MCGIVGYVGKRQALQIVVDALRRMEYRGYDSAGVAILDGAGGLVVEKKAGRLENLDKQIASVDPARLTGTTGMGHTRWATHGKPTDRNAHPHTSVDGKVAVVHNGIIENYAPLRAELETAGVEFGSDTDTETAVHLVERAYLSGKTAGDFVASAYAVLRRLEGAFTLVFTHADHPDTIVAARRSTPLVVGVGDGEMFVGSDVTAFIEHTRDAVELGQDEVVVITADSYTITDFDGAPRTGKPFHIDWDLAAAEKGGYDYFMEKEIAEQPDALSNTLMGHLRDGHIVLDEQRISDDDLRDVTKVFVVACGTAYHAGMLAKYAIEHWTRLPVEVELASEFRYRDPVLDRATLVVAISQSGETADTLEAVRHAKDQNAKVLAICNTNGAQIPRESDAVLYTHAGPEIGVASTKCFLAQIVAAYLVGLALAQARGTKFTDEVAREFAEMEAVTTAVQEMLDSMDPVRELARTMADRDTVLFLGRHVGYPVALEGALKLKELAYIHAEGFAAGELKHGPIALIESGLPVFVVMPSREGRSVLHSKMVSNIREIQARGAETIVIAESDDEAARAVADHFIPIPHTSTLLQPLVSTIPLQVFAATVADERGYDVDKPRNLAKSVTVE from the coding sequence ATGTGCGGAATCGTCGGGTACGTGGGCAAGCGCCAGGCGCTGCAGATCGTCGTGGACGCGTTGCGTCGGATGGAGTACCGCGGTTACGACTCCGCCGGAGTGGCGATCCTGGACGGTGCCGGTGGCCTGGTCGTGGAGAAGAAGGCCGGCCGGCTGGAGAACCTCGACAAGCAGATCGCCTCGGTCGACCCCGCACGCCTGACCGGGACCACCGGTATGGGCCACACCCGCTGGGCAACCCACGGCAAGCCGACCGACCGCAACGCGCACCCGCACACCTCCGTCGACGGCAAGGTCGCGGTGGTCCACAACGGCATCATCGAGAACTATGCGCCGCTGCGGGCCGAACTGGAGACCGCCGGCGTCGAATTCGGTTCCGACACCGACACCGAGACCGCCGTGCACCTGGTGGAGCGCGCCTACCTCTCGGGTAAGACCGCCGGCGACTTCGTCGCCAGCGCCTACGCCGTCCTGCGGCGCCTGGAGGGGGCCTTCACCCTCGTCTTCACCCACGCCGACCACCCGGACACCATCGTCGCGGCCCGCCGCTCGACGCCGCTCGTCGTCGGCGTCGGCGACGGCGAGATGTTCGTCGGGTCCGATGTCACCGCGTTCATCGAGCACACCCGCGACGCGGTCGAGCTCGGCCAGGACGAGGTCGTGGTGATCACCGCCGACAGCTATACGATCACCGACTTCGACGGCGCCCCGCGCACCGGCAAGCCGTTCCACATCGACTGGGACCTCGCCGCCGCCGAGAAGGGCGGCTACGACTACTTCATGGAGAAGGAGATCGCCGAGCAGCCCGACGCGCTGAGCAACACGCTGATGGGTCACCTGCGCGACGGTCACATCGTCCTCGACGAGCAGCGGATCTCCGACGACGACCTGCGCGACGTCACCAAGGTGTTCGTCGTCGCCTGTGGTACCGCCTACCACGCCGGGATGCTGGCCAAGTACGCCATCGAGCACTGGACGCGGCTGCCCGTCGAGGTCGAGCTGGCCAGCGAGTTCCGCTACCGCGACCCGGTGCTGGACCGCGCCACCCTCGTCGTCGCGATCTCGCAGTCGGGGGAGACGGCCGACACCCTCGAGGCGGTCCGCCACGCCAAGGACCAGAACGCCAAGGTCCTCGCGATCTGCAACACCAACGGCGCGCAGATCCCGCGCGAGTCCGACGCGGTGCTCTACACCCACGCCGGCCCCGAGATCGGCGTCGCCTCCACCAAGTGCTTCCTCGCGCAGATCGTGGCGGCCTACCTGGTCGGGCTGGCGCTGGCGCAAGCGCGCGGCACCAAGTTCACCGACGAGGTGGCCCGCGAGTTCGCCGAGATGGAGGCGGTGACCACGGCGGTCCAGGAGATGCTGGACTCGATGGATCCGGTGCGAGAACTGGCCCGGACGATGGCCGACCGGGACACCGTGCTGTTCCTCGGGCGCCACGTCGGGTACCCGGTGGCCCTGGAGGGGGCGCTCAAGCTCAAGGAGCTGGCCTACATCCACGCCGAGGGTTTCGCCGCCGGCGAGCTCAAGCACGGGCCGATCGCGCTCATCGAATCCGGTCTGCCGGTGTTCGTCGTGATGCCGTCGCGAGAGGGGCGCTCGGTGCTGCACTCGAAGATGGTCAGCAACATCCGCGAGATCCAGGCGCGCGGCGCCGAGACCATCGTCATCGCCGAGTCCGACGACGAGGCCGCCCGCGCGGTGGCCGACCACTTCATCCCCATCCCGCACACCTCGACGCTGCTGCAACCGCTGGTGTCGACGATCCCGCTGCAGGTGTTCGCGGCCACCGTCGCCGACGAACGCGGCTACGACGTCGACAAGCCGCGCAACCTGGCCAAGTCCGTCACCGTCGAGTAG
- a CDS encoding carbon-nitrogen hydrolase family protein, whose product MVSLSLAVAQPPTRAGAVTTNALEHARAVRTAGARVVVFPEMSLTGYALDASPVSADGGDLDAIVDACAQSDVVALVGAPVRDGNKLFIATFRVDGSGVEIAYRKQMLGESESTRFTRGPGPVVIDVDGWRIGLGICKDTGSAQHIAAVTALDVDVYAAGLVHRPDERAEQDARGTVIARACRSYVAFAGFAWATGGGFSETLGRSTIFSPDGEPLAQSGSTPGEVVAVRCTRNR is encoded by the coding sequence ATGGTCTCGCTCTCGCTGGCGGTGGCTCAGCCGCCGACTCGCGCGGGTGCCGTCACGACCAACGCGCTGGAGCACGCTCGGGCGGTACGGACCGCCGGGGCGCGGGTGGTGGTCTTCCCCGAGATGTCGTTGACCGGCTACGCACTGGACGCGTCGCCGGTGTCCGCCGATGGCGGGGACCTGGACGCCATCGTCGATGCTTGTGCGCAATCCGATGTCGTCGCGCTGGTGGGTGCACCCGTCCGAGACGGGAACAAGCTATTCATCGCCACCTTTCGCGTCGACGGTAGTGGCGTCGAGATCGCTTATCGCAAGCAGATGCTCGGCGAGAGCGAGTCGACTCGGTTCACTCGCGGGCCCGGACCTGTGGTGATCGACGTCGACGGGTGGCGTATCGGATTGGGAATCTGTAAGGACACCGGCTCGGCACAGCACATTGCGGCAGTCACGGCGCTCGACGTCGACGTCTACGCGGCCGGTCTGGTCCACCGGCCTGACGAGCGCGCGGAACAAGACGCGCGGGGAACCGTCATCGCCCGCGCCTGCCGTTCCTATGTCGCGTTCGCCGGTTTCGCCTGGGCGACCGGTGGCGGCTTCTCCGAAACCCTGGGCAGGTCGACGATCTTCTCGCCCGACGGTGAGCCGCTGGCGCAATCGGGCAGCACCCCAGGTGAAGTCGTCGCGGTTCGCTGTACCCGGAATCGATGA
- a CDS encoding NAD(P)H-hydrate dehydratase gives MPVSRYPTVAQIRAAEAATGLLANGVLMGRAAHGLASAILNHLRDTGGVYGRRAGLVVGSGDNGGDALYAGALLARRGVAVSAVLLDPAKAHPGGLAALRRTGGRVVVEFGELDVLVDGIVGIGGSGPLRPAAAAVLGAARALSPSATVVAVDLPSGVDADTGVVNEPAVRADLTVTFGLPRRAHVLAAPQCGRLVVVDIGLDPGAGRDAVLQSLSDAQVGAAWPVPGPFDDKYRQGVVGIVAGSAVYPGAALLCTGAAIAATSGMTRYAGPAAAAVVDHHPEVVAVGEPEEAGRVQAWIVGPGFGTDVDARARLRTVLAADVPVLVDADGITLLAQNPDLLAPRSAPTLLTPHAGEFARLTGAEVGADRVEAVRACAADLGATVLLKGRATLIAGPDDPDTVLVNEAGSSWAATAGSGDALSGIVGALLATGLPPALAAAMGARAHSVAAHIAAGRPGAPIGASALVAAISDAIRVLRASGA, from the coding sequence CTGCCGGTGAGCAGGTATCCGACCGTCGCGCAGATCCGCGCCGCGGAGGCCGCGACGGGACTGCTCGCGAACGGGGTGCTGATGGGCCGCGCCGCCCACGGGCTGGCGTCGGCCATCCTCAACCACCTGCGCGACACCGGCGGGGTCTACGGCCGGCGCGCCGGCCTCGTCGTCGGATCCGGCGACAACGGCGGCGACGCTCTGTACGCGGGGGCACTGCTGGCCCGGCGCGGTGTGGCGGTGTCCGCGGTCTTGCTGGACCCGGCCAAAGCGCATCCGGGCGGCCTGGCCGCGCTGCGGCGCACCGGGGGACGGGTGGTCGTCGAGTTCGGGGAACTCGACGTCCTCGTCGACGGGATCGTCGGGATCGGCGGGTCGGGGCCGTTGCGCCCGGCCGCGGCCGCCGTGCTCGGCGCCGCGCGTGCCCTGTCGCCGTCGGCGACGGTGGTTGCCGTCGACCTGCCCTCGGGGGTCGACGCCGACACCGGGGTGGTCAACGAACCGGCGGTGCGCGCCGACCTGACGGTGACCTTCGGATTGCCGCGCCGCGCCCACGTGCTCGCCGCACCGCAATGCGGGCGGCTCGTCGTCGTCGACATCGGACTGGACCCCGGCGCGGGTCGCGACGCGGTCCTGCAGTCGCTGTCCGACGCGCAGGTCGGGGCCGCCTGGCCGGTCCCCGGACCGTTCGACGACAAGTACCGCCAGGGCGTCGTGGGGATCGTCGCCGGTTCGGCGGTCTACCCCGGGGCGGCGCTGCTGTGCACCGGGGCGGCGATCGCGGCGACGTCGGGGATGACGCGCTATGCGGGGCCCGCGGCCGCCGCCGTCGTCGACCACCACCCGGAAGTGGTAGCGGTCGGCGAACCCGAGGAGGCCGGTCGGGTCCAGGCCTGGATCGTCGGGCCCGGGTTCGGCACCGACGTGGATGCCCGCGCCCGGTTGCGCACGGTGCTGGCCGCCGATGTCCCCGTCCTCGTCGACGCCGACGGGATCACGCTGCTGGCGCAAAACCCCGACCTTCTCGCGCCCCGGTCCGCCCCGACCCTGCTGACCCCGCACGCGGGGGAGTTCGCCCGCTTGACCGGCGCCGAGGTGGGTGCCGACCGGGTCGAGGCGGTGCGGGCCTGCGCCGCCGACCTCGGTGCGACGGTGCTCCTCAAGGGGCGCGCCACGCTGATCGCCGGCCCCGATGACCCGGACACCGTGCTGGTCAACGAGGCCGGGTCGTCGTGGGCGGCCACGGCCGGATCCGGCGACGCCCTCTCCGGAATCGTCGGCGCCCTGCTCGCCACCGGGCTCCCGCCGGCCCTCGCCGCGGCCATGGGAGCGCGCGCCCACAGTGTCGCCGCCCACATTGCCGCCGGCCGACCCGGCGCGCCGATCGGAGCATCGGCGCTGGTAGCGGCCATCAGCGACGCGATCAGGGTGTTGCGCGCCAGCGGTGCATGA
- the alr gene encoding alanine racemase produces the protein MHSFSSTPALGAATVDLAAIAHNLRTIADGAGAGVLAVVKADGYGHGAVPVARTLVDAGANGLGVAHIREALALREAGIPGPITAWLHTRDTDFAVAIAAGLDIAVSSARQLAAVVDAAGRHGETATVTVKVDTGMNRSGVAADEWESFVDDLARARAAGAVALRGVMTHLACGDEPANPANDHQAQALRSAVADLRAVGAVPEIVHAANSPAALTRPDLAFDAVRPGVALYGLNPVPQHSDADLIPAMTLATTVSLVKRVPAGGGISYGHTYIAPADTTVAVIPVGYADGVPRALSGRLRVRINGRDFPGVGRICMDQFVVDLGPDEGGGVAEGDAVEVFGTGADGGPTAREWADLTGTIDYEIVTGIGSRIERRYVGGPVAGDDTVGGPTAGGAGGGRS, from the coding sequence ATGCACTCCTTCTCCAGCACTCCCGCCCTGGGCGCCGCCACCGTTGACCTGGCAGCCATCGCCCACAACCTCCGCACCATCGCCGACGGTGCGGGGGCGGGGGTTCTCGCGGTGGTCAAGGCCGACGGCTACGGGCACGGTGCGGTACCGGTTGCACGGACCCTCGTCGACGCGGGCGCCAACGGCCTGGGCGTCGCCCACATCCGCGAGGCCCTCGCGCTGCGCGAGGCCGGGATCCCCGGCCCGATCACGGCGTGGCTGCACACCCGCGACACCGACTTCGCCGTCGCCATCGCCGCGGGCCTCGACATCGCGGTCTCCTCGGCGCGCCAGCTCGCCGCGGTCGTCGACGCGGCCGGCCGCCACGGCGAGACGGCGACCGTGACGGTCAAGGTCGACACCGGGATGAACCGCAGCGGGGTGGCCGCCGACGAATGGGAGTCCTTCGTCGACGATCTCGCCCGGGCGCGGGCGGCCGGCGCCGTCGCACTGCGCGGGGTGATGACGCACCTGGCCTGTGGCGACGAACCCGCCAACCCCGCCAACGACCACCAGGCGCAGGCCCTTCGGTCCGCCGTCGCCGATCTGCGCGCCGTCGGGGCCGTCCCCGAGATCGTCCACGCCGCCAACTCGCCCGCCGCCCTGACCCGCCCGGACCTGGCCTTCGACGCCGTCCGGCCTGGAGTCGCGCTGTACGGGCTCAACCCGGTACCGCAGCACAGCGACGCCGACCTGATCCCGGCGATGACGCTGGCGACGACGGTGTCGCTGGTCAAACGCGTGCCCGCCGGCGGCGGGATCTCCTACGGCCACACCTACATCGCACCCGCCGACACGACCGTCGCGGTCATCCCGGTCGGATACGCCGACGGGGTGCCGCGGGCGCTGAGCGGGCGGTTGCGGGTGCGGATCAACGGCCGCGACTTCCCCGGGGTCGGGCGGATCTGCATGGACCAGTTCGTCGTCGACCTGGGTCCCGACGAGGGCGGCGGCGTCGCCGAGGGGGATGCCGTGGAGGTATTCGGGACGGGCGCCGACGGGGGGCCGACGGCCCGGGAATGGGCCGATCTGACCGGGACCATCGACTACGAGATCGTCACCGGGATCGGTTCCCGGATCGAACGGCGCTACGTAGGCGGCCCTGTCGCCGGCGATGACACCGTAGGCGGCCCCACCGCCGGCGGTGCGGGCGGTGGTCGGTCATGA
- a CDS encoding alpha/beta fold hydrolase, which translates to MTGPGRRLKPSAGVSTLGSLAATGVTRQVTQARAGKTDPFADIHFDSMYREDEYSVVADDGVRLAARVVNGDTDPTLTVVFVHGFSLRMSSWYFQRTALARAWGDRTRLVFFDHRGHGRSDPAPPESATMAQLGDDVAAVLRALAPPGPVVVIGHSMGGMATMALARRHPELFTTGRVVGVGLVATAARGITEAGVGAGLRNPAVSAFRLAVRRAPWFIQAGRTRARRALEPVLLAASFGPDFYSPAAARAVERMIRQTPLRTIVSFLNVLEVHDESAGLPTLATVPSVVICGDEDCMTPFPNSYSLYGALGENCRLTIVQGAGHMVQMERPTEVDELLDELVTRVREQLAARAAAEPVAAMPALDPVPQREPVRHHWWDRWR; encoded by the coding sequence ATGACCGGGCCGGGGCGGCGGCTCAAGCCGTCGGCCGGGGTTTCCACCCTGGGCAGTCTCGCCGCCACCGGGGTGACCCGGCAGGTGACGCAGGCCCGCGCCGGGAAGACCGATCCGTTTGCCGACATCCATTTCGACTCGATGTACCGCGAGGACGAGTACTCCGTCGTCGCCGACGACGGGGTCCGGCTGGCCGCCCGCGTGGTCAACGGCGACACCGATCCGACGCTGACCGTGGTCTTCGTCCACGGCTTCTCGCTGCGGATGAGTTCCTGGTACTTCCAGCGGACCGCGCTGGCGCGCGCCTGGGGGGACAGGACGCGGCTGGTGTTCTTCGACCACCGTGGACACGGGCGCAGCGATCCCGCACCGCCGGAGTCGGCGACGATGGCCCAGCTCGGCGACGACGTGGCGGCGGTCCTGCGCGCGCTGGCGCCGCCCGGGCCGGTCGTGGTCATCGGGCATTCCATGGGCGGGATGGCGACCATGGCGCTGGCCCGCCGCCACCCGGAGCTGTTCACCACCGGTCGCGTCGTGGGGGTGGGCCTGGTGGCCACGGCCGCCCGCGGCATCACCGAGGCAGGGGTCGGCGCGGGCCTGCGCAACCCGGCGGTCAGCGCGTTCCGACTGGCCGTGCGCCGGGCGCCGTGGTTCATCCAGGCCGGCCGGACCCGGGCCCGCCGGGCGCTGGAGCCGGTGCTGCTGGCGGCGAGTTTCGGCCCCGACTTCTACAGCCCGGCCGCCGCGCGGGCCGTCGAACGGATGATCCGCCAGACCCCGCTGCGCACGATCGTGTCCTTCCTCAACGTCCTCGAGGTGCACGACGAGTCGGCCGGACTGCCCACTCTGGCGACGGTCCCCAGCGTCGTGATCTGCGGCGACGAGGACTGCATGACCCCGTTCCCGAACTCCTACTCGCTCTACGGCGCACTGGGGGAGAACTGCCGGCTCACCATCGTCCAGGGAGCCGGGCACATGGTGCAGATGGAGCGGCCCACCGAGGTCGACGAACTGCTCGACGAACTCGTCACCCGGGTTCGTGAGCAGTTGGCTGCGCGGGCGGCGGCTGAGCCTGTGGCCGCGATGCCCGCGCTGGACCCGGTCCCGCAGCGGGAGCCGGTGCGCCACCACTGGTGGGACCGGTGGCGGTGA
- the tsaE gene encoding tRNA (adenosine(37)-N6)-threonylcarbamoyltransferase complex ATPase subunit type 1 TsaE, whose protein sequence is MNREAPGRVQLPEVADTENFGRELAATLRAGDLVILDGPLGAGKTALARGIGAGLGVVGRITSPTFVIARAHRAGGPGRPGMVHVDAYRLGGAEGDGMAILDELDALDLDTDLTDSVVVVEWGAGVAERLAGDHLLVSLTREPESDIRVAQWRWSR, encoded by the coding sequence GTGAACCGGGAGGCTCCCGGGCGCGTTCAGCTGCCCGAGGTCGCCGACACCGAAAATTTCGGACGGGAGCTGGCCGCCACGTTGCGCGCCGGTGACCTCGTCATCCTCGACGGTCCGTTGGGGGCGGGGAAGACCGCTCTGGCCCGCGGCATCGGCGCCGGCCTGGGCGTGGTCGGGCGGATCACCTCGCCGACGTTCGTGATCGCCCGCGCGCACCGTGCCGGCGGACCCGGCCGGCCGGGTATGGTCCACGTCGACGCCTATCGCCTGGGAGGCGCGGAGGGGGACGGCATGGCAATCCTCGACGAGCTCGACGCCCTCGACCTCGACACCGATCTGACCGACTCCGTGGTCGTCGTGGAATGGGGGGCCGGGGTGGCCGAGCGCCTGGCCGGCGACCACCTGCTGGTCAGTCTGACGCGGGAACCCGAGTCCGATATCCGCGTCGCGCAGTGGCGGTGGTCGCGATGA
- the tsaB gene encoding tRNA (adenosine(37)-N6)-threonylcarbamoyltransferase complex dimerization subunit type 1 TsaB, translated as MSDRRILVIDTATHAMVTGVAVIGAAGVTVAASRVVADQRRHAETLTSLMRECLDESGWRGADLDAVVVGCGPGPFTGLRVGMATAAAYGDALGIPVYGVCSLDAIAAAVGDRAASSVLVVTDARRREVYSARYADGERVDGPGVMAPAALLETLDGASIDLVAGVPALLPDTGWDGVEAAPDVAGLAAVAAPAVLDGEAPEPLVPLYLRRPDAVELADQKKKRATP; from the coding sequence ATGAGTGACCGCCGCATCCTCGTCATCGACACCGCGACGCACGCGATGGTCACCGGTGTGGCCGTCATCGGCGCAGCGGGCGTCACCGTCGCCGCCTCCCGCGTCGTCGCCGATCAGCGCCGTCATGCCGAGACACTCACGTCGTTGATGAGGGAGTGTCTGGACGAATCCGGTTGGCGGGGTGCGGATCTGGATGCCGTGGTCGTCGGGTGCGGACCGGGTCCGTTCACCGGTCTGCGGGTCGGGATGGCCACTGCGGCGGCCTACGGCGATGCCCTGGGCATCCCCGTCTACGGCGTGTGCAGCCTCGATGCGATTGCGGCCGCGGTGGGCGACCGGGCCGCCTCGTCGGTCCTCGTCGTCACCGATGCGCGCCGCCGCGAGGTCTACTCGGCGCGCTACGCCGACGGCGAGCGGGTCGACGGCCCCGGTGTGATGGCCCCGGCGGCACTGCTCGAGACGCTCGACGGCGCATCGATCGACCTGGTCGCGGGAGTGCCGGCACTCCTGCCCGACACCGGGTGGGACGGAGTCGAGGCCGCCCCGGATGTCGCCGGCCTGGCGGCCGTGGCGGCACCGGCGGTGCTCGACGGCGAGGCCCCCGAGCCGCTCGTACCGCTGTACCTGCGGCGGCCCGACGCGGTGGAGCTGGCCGACCAGAAGAAGAAGCGGGCGACCCCGTGA
- the rimI gene encoding ribosomal protein S18-alanine N-acetyltransferase produces the protein MTIPAETGGAVVVDELKKADVGRCAELEKTMFAGDSPWPAAAFRAELNAPYNRYFAAREALGAPPIGYAGISILGPNDDHECEIHTIAVAPTHRGRGIGRLLLDEMLAVADRLDAPVFLEVRVDNDPAIALYESVGFAKSGVRKGYYQPSGADAFTMIRPSQASGTTPEDPDE, from the coding sequence GTGACCATCCCCGCGGAAACCGGCGGCGCTGTCGTCGTCGACGAACTCAAGAAGGCCGACGTCGGGCGCTGCGCCGAACTGGAGAAGACCATGTTCGCCGGCGACTCGCCCTGGCCGGCCGCCGCCTTCCGGGCCGAGCTGAACGCACCGTACAACCGCTACTTCGCCGCGCGCGAAGCCCTCGGCGCACCGCCGATCGGCTATGCCGGGATCTCCATCCTCGGACCCAACGACGACCACGAGTGTGAGATCCACACCATCGCGGTGGCGCCGACCCACCGGGGGCGCGGGATCGGGCGGCTGCTGTTGGACGAGATGCTCGCCGTCGCCGATCGTCTCGACGCCCCGGTGTTCCTCGAGGTCCGCGTCGACAACGACCCGGCCATCGCGTTGTACGAGAGCGTCGGATTCGCGAAATCCGGTGTGCGCAAAGGCTATTACCAACCGTCGGGGGCGGACGCGTTCACCATGATCCGCCCGTCCCAGGCGAGTGGGACGACCCCGGAGGATCCCGATGAGTGA
- the tsaD gene encoding tRNA (adenosine(37)-N6)-threonylcarbamoyltransferase complex transferase subunit TsaD: MIVMGIESSCDETGVGIVAWDPAAPDGPVRLLADEVASSVAEHARYGGVVPEVASRAHLEAMVPTMRRALAAAGIEKPDAIAVTIGPGLAGALLVGVAAAKAYALAWDVPLYAVNHLGGHVAVDTLEHGPMPPCIALLVSGGHTHLLRVSDLGEPIEELGTTVDDAAGEAFDKVARLLGLGYPGGPAIDRLADGGDLAAIAFPRGMTGPRDARYDFSFSGLKTAVARYVEGCERRGEPVPMADVAASFQEAVADVLTMKAIRACRDFDVSTLVLGGGATANSRIRSLAQERCDAEGITLRVPKPRLCTDNGVMIATLGAHVIAGGAPPSPLTVATDPGMSVQISAY, from the coding sequence CTGATTGTGATGGGCATCGAAAGCTCCTGCGACGAGACCGGGGTGGGGATCGTGGCGTGGGACCCGGCCGCACCCGACGGGCCGGTCCGGTTGCTCGCCGACGAGGTCGCCTCGTCGGTGGCCGAACATGCCCGCTACGGCGGCGTGGTGCCCGAGGTGGCATCGCGGGCGCACCTGGAGGCGATGGTGCCGACGATGCGCCGCGCCCTCGCCGCCGCCGGTATCGAGAAGCCCGACGCGATCGCGGTGACGATCGGCCCGGGGCTGGCCGGGGCGCTGCTCGTCGGCGTGGCCGCGGCCAAGGCCTACGCCCTGGCCTGGGACGTCCCGCTGTATGCGGTCAACCACCTGGGCGGGCACGTCGCCGTCGACACGTTGGAGCACGGCCCGATGCCGCCGTGTATCGCCCTGCTGGTTTCCGGTGGGCACACCCACCTGCTGCGGGTGAGCGATCTGGGCGAACCGATCGAGGAACTGGGCACCACCGTCGACGATGCGGCGGGGGAGGCCTTCGACAAGGTCGCCCGGCTGCTCGGCCTGGGGTACCCGGGCGGGCCCGCGATCGACCGGCTGGCCGACGGCGGCGATCTGGCCGCGATCGCCTTCCCGCGCGGCATGACCGGTCCGCGCGACGCCCGGTACGACTTCTCGTTCAGCGGGTTGAAGACCGCCGTCGCCCGGTATGTCGAGGGGTGCGAGCGCCGCGGCGAGCCGGTGCCGATGGCCGACGTCGCCGCGTCGTTCCAGGAGGCCGTCGCCGACGTGCTCACCATGAAGGCGATCCGGGCCTGCCGGGATTTCGACGTCTCGACCCTGGTGTTGGGCGGCGGGGCCACCGCGAACTCGCGCATCCGATCGCTGGCGCAGGAGCGGTGCGACGCCGAGGGGATCACGCTGCGGGTGCCCAAGCCGCGGTTGTGTACCGACAACGGGGTGATGATCGCGACGCTGGGCGCCCACGTCATCGCCGGCGGCGCCCCGCCGTCGCCGTTGACCGTCGCCACCGACCCGGGGATGTCGGTCCAGATCTCCGCGTACTGA